A single window of Pungitius pungitius chromosome 20, fPunPun2.1, whole genome shotgun sequence DNA harbors:
- the LOC134107854 gene encoding keratin-associated protein 4-3, with protein MDGGLQQQDKSTNEVRTWWWCWLGCCREACCRKACCRKACCREACCRKACCREACCREACCREACCREACCRKACCREACCREACCREACCRKACCREACCREACCRKACCREACCRKACCREACCREACCREACCREACCRKACCREACCREACCREACCRKACCREACCREACCRKACCREACCRKACCRKACCRKACCREACCREA; from the exons ATGGATGgtggtctgcagcagcaggataAATCCACCAATGAGGTCCGGacctggtggtggtgttggctg GGATGCTGCAGGGAGGCATGCTGCAGGAAGGCATGCTGCAGGAAGGCATGCTGCAGGGAGGCATGCTGCAGGAAGGCATGCTGCAGGGAGGCATGCTGCAGGGAGGCATGCTGCAGGGAGGCATGCTGCAGGGAGGCATGCTGCAGGAAGGCATGCTGCAGGGAGGCATGCTGCAGGGAGGCATGCTGCAGGGAGGCATGCTGCAGGAAGGCATGCTGCAGGGAGGCATGCTGCAGGGAGGCATGCTGCAGGAAGGCATGCTGCAGGGAGGCATGCTGCAGGAAGGCATGCTGCAGGGAGGCATGCTGCAGGGAGGCATGCTGCAGGGAGGCATGCTGCAGGGAGGCATGCTGCAGGAAGGCATGCTGCAGGGAGGCATGCTGCAGGGAGGCATGCTGCAGGGAGGCATGCTGCAGGAAGGCATGCTGCAGGGAGGCATGCTGCAGGGAGGCATGCTGCAGGAAGGCATGCTGCAGGGAGGCATGCTGCAGGAAGGCATGCTGCAGGAAGGCATGCTGCAGGAAGGCATGCTGCAGGGAGGCATGCTGCAGGGAGGCATGA